Genomic DNA from Acidisoma sp. PAMC 29798:
CAGGATGGTCAGGTCGTCATCACCGGAACCGCCGAGACGCATGCACCGCGCGAGAAGGTAAGGGTGGAGCGGATCACCCTGCCCTATGTACGCGTGGCGCGGCATGACGGGATGCGGGCGCTGCTGACCCGAGCCTCGGCGGAGGCGGCCGTCATGACGGCCGTGGTGCATCCCGTCGACGCGATGTCGCTGGTCGCGGCGGTGGAAGCCGCGAAGGCCGGGTTCATTGTGCCGATACTGATTGGCCCGACCGTGCGCATCAAGGCGGTGGCGGCGGCCGAAGCCGTGGACATTTCGGACTACCGCCTCGTCGAGGCAGCGGATGCGGCAGCAGCAGCTGCAGCGGCGGTTGCAATGGCCCGTGCTGGAGAGGTGGCCATGCTGATGAAGGGCGATTTGCACACCGATGTGCTCATGCACCCAGTTATGTCGTCTCTGACCGGGCTGCGCACGGCCAAGCAGATCAGCCACGTCTTCGTCCTCGACGTGCCCGACTACCCACGCCTGCTGCTGTTGACGGACATGGCGATCAACATCTCACCGATCCTGGCGGAAAAGGTGGGCATCGTTCAGAACGCCATCGACTGTGCGCATGTCATCGGCATCGAGCGGCCGCGCGTGGCGATCCTGGCCCCGGTCGAGGTGGTGAACCCACGCCTGCAGGCGACCGTGGATGCTGCAGCCCTATGCAAGATGGCGGATCGCGGCCAGATCACCGGCGGGATCGTGGACGGTCCCCTGGGCTTCGACAACGCAATCAGCCCTGAGGCGGCGGCCGAGAAAGGTATCGTCTCCGAAGTCGCCGGCCGAGCCGAGATTCTGGTTGTTCCTGACCTCAACGCCGGCAATATGCTGGCGAAAGAGTTTACATTTCTCTCGGGCGCGGCCGCGGCGGGCGTCGTGCTAGGCGCGACGGTGCCCATCGTCCTGACCAGCCGCGCCGACAATGCCGCCACACGACTAGCCTCCTGCGCATTGGGATTGCTGGTGTCACGAGGCATCCGATGATGGCCTCGGGCCAGCCCGGCCGCCTGAAGGCCGCACTGAAGTCAGGCTTGTGCTGAAGCCTAGTTTTGCGAACGACACGGTCTTTGAGCTGGTGAAGCGCGGCGACCGGTCGGCACGCGTATTGCCGGACGTCGAAGCCACATGATCCATCGCCACCATGCGGGCACGATGAAGGCAGGGTCGGCGGATCAGGCAGGAAAGGACAGGTCATGACCAAAGGCGCGATTCTCAGCCAGCAGCACCATCCCAACCTAGCAGGAAAGGCGACAGCGTCGACCGCTGCCAATGCGATCTACACCTGCCCCATGCATCCGCAGATACGCCACAATGGGCCGGGCAACTGCCCAATCTGCGGCATGACGTTGGAGCCCGTCGTTGTGACCAGCGAGGCGGCCCCTAATCTTGAACTGCGCGACATGACGCGGCGCTTCTGGATTGGCCTGGTGCTGACCCTACCCGTGTTCATCTTGGAGATGGGCAGCCATATTCCGAGGTTGGGCCTCCCCCGCCTCGTGCCCGAGCAATGGTCGATCTGGATCCAGTTCGTCCTGGCGACACCAGTCGTATTCTGGGCCGGATGGCCGTTCTTCCAGCGCGGGTGGGCGTCGCTGCGGTCCGGGCATCTGAACATGTTCACGTTGGTCGCACTCGGTGCGGGGTCCGCTTACCTCTACAGTTTAGTCGCGACCTTCGCGCCTGATCTGTTCCCGGCCGGGTTCCGGGTGATGGGGGGAACGGTTGCCGTCTACTACGAGGCCGCCGCGGTCATTACCGTTCTCGTGCTCCTCGGCCAGGTGTTGGAGTTGCGGGCGCGCGACCAGACCGGGGGCGCCATTCGCGCGCTGCTCAACCTTGCGCCTAAGACCGCGCGAAGGCTGCGCGAGGGTGCGGATGATGAGGAAATTGCCCTTGACCAGGTGCAGGTCGGCGACCGCCTGCGCGTGCGACCCGGTGACGGCGTACCCGTGGACGGAACGGTCCAGGAAGGCAAAAGCGCCGTCGACGAATCGATGGTCACGGGCGAGTCCATGCCGTCACCCAAGGAGGCTGGGGACAAAGTCATTGGCGGCACAGTAAACGGCTCCGGGTCGCTGGTCATGCGCGCCGAGGCGGTCGGCGCAGGCGGCATGCTGTCCCGCATCGTCGCCATGGTCGCCGATGCGCAGCGCAGCCGGGCACCGATCCAGAAGCTGGCCGACACGGTGGCGGGCTATTTCGTCCCCGCGGTCCTCGGCATCGCCGTCATCGCTTTCATAGCCTGGGCGGTGGTGGGACCAGCGCCTGCCCTTGCCTTCGCGCTGGTCGCGGCTGTTTCGGTCGTCATCATCGCTTGCCCCTGTGCGCTGGGACTGGCCACGCCGATGTCGATCATGGTCGCGATGGGCAAGGGTGCCGGGGCGGGCGTGCTCATCAAGTCGGCGGAGAGCCTGGAGCGCATGGAGAAGGTCGACACGTTGGTTGTGGACAAAACCGGCACGCTGACCGAGGGCAAGCCCCGTGTCACCTCGATCATTCCCGCCTCTGGGTTGACCGAAGACGACGTGCTGCGACTGGCTGTGAGCCTTGAGCGGTCGAGCGAGCACCCGCTTGCGACCGCTGTCATGGCCGCGGCCAAGGAGAAGAACATCGCGGCCGAAGAGTCGACCGACTTCAGTTCGGTGACGGGCAAGGGTGTCACTGGCAAGGTCGGAGGCCGGCTGGTGGCGCTCGGCAACGCCAAACTGATGGCGGGACAGAATGTTGACGTAGGCGACCTCGCTAGGAAGGCAGACTTGCTTCGCGGCTCCGGCGCCACCGTTCTCTTCGTAGCCATCGATGGCAAGGCGGGGGGCATCATCGCGATCGCCGACCCGATCAAGGCAACTACTCGGTCCGCGCTCGACAGCCTGCGATCTGATGGTATCCACGTCGTCATGCTGACGGGTGACAACAGGACGACAGCACAGGCTGTTGCCAACCAGCTCGGCATCGAGGACGTCGAGGCGGACGTGCTGCCCGAAGACAAGAGCCGTATCGTGAAGAAGCTACGTGCCGCCGGTAAGATCGTCGCGATGGCAGGCGACGGCGTGAACGATGCACCTGCGCTGGCCGAGGCCGACGTGGGAATTGCAATGGGGACGGGCACTGAGGTAGCAATTCAAAGCGCCAGCGTTACGCTGGTGAAGGGTGACCTGGCCGGGATCGCGCGCGCCCGGGCCCTGAGCCGCATGACCATGCGCAATATCCGTCAGAACCTGGTATTTGCCTTCGCCTATAACGCGATCGGCATTCCTGTGGCGGCTGGCGTGCTCTATCCGACCTTCGGCATCCTACTCAGTCCAGTGGTAGCGGCACTGGCGATGTCTCTGAGTTCGGTCTCCGTCATTGGCAATGCCTTGCGCCTGCGGGCTGCCCACCTCTGACGCTGGGCATCCGACAAATATGAAAATTACTAGGTAGCGTGGACGGATTTGACCAGCATTAGCCCGCACGCTTGCTTCTTCGAGTTTTCGCGGCGCGGGATGAACGGCGTGATGCCGCGTGAGAGTGCGGCTGCTCGGTTGGCGTGACCATCGCATCCTTTATACGTCATCGCGATGCGCGAGCGGATGTCTGGACCGACGTCGAGCGACGTCTCGAACTGTGTGCTGTCGCTGACCTCGCCCCCGGTCAGATGGAAATCGAGTGGATTGCCGTCGAGATCGGGCAGCCCGATGTGCGAGCGCCGTCACACGGCGGCCGCGGCGGCCCTTTTTTAGTGGTTTTTGCTCCCAAGCATCTCGTCGGTGCTCTCCACTGCTTCCCTCTGGATCTGACGCAGATGTTCGTCGCTGCGAAAGCTCTCCGCGTAGATTTTGTAGACGTCTTCGGTGCCTGACGGCCGCGCCGCGAACCAGCCGCCAGCCGTCACGACCTTCAGTCCACCGAGAGGCGCGTCATTTCCGGGCGCCGTATTCAGCTTTGCCTCGACTGCCTCCCCCGCAAGAGACGTCCTGGTGAACTGATCGGGTGCAAGCGCAGCGAGACGCTTCCTTTGCTCCGCTGTCGCCGGCGCGTCTGTCCGTTCATAGAACGATGTACCAAGCTCTCCGGTCAGACCGTCATAAATCTCGCCCGGATCACGCTTGGCTTGCGCCATGATTTCTGCCGCCAGGAGCCCAAGAATGAGGCCATCCTTGTCGGTAGACCACACCGATCCGTCCCGCCTCAGGAAGGAAGCGCCGGCACTCTCCTCGCCACCGAATCCCAGTGATCCGTCGGTCAACCCATCGACGAACCATTTGAAGCCGACTGGTACTTCGACGAGCGGCCGATTGAGCTTGCCCGCAACCCTGTCGATGATTCCGCTGCTGACCATGGTCTTTCCGATGCCAGCCTTGCCGCCCCAGTCGCTTCGGCTGCCGAAAAGATAAGAAATCGCGGCGGCGAGGTAATGATTGGGCTTCATCAGACCATGCGACTTCGTCACGATGCCATGGCGATCTGCATCGGTATCGTTCGCGAAAGCGATATCGAAACTCTCCCGCATCCCGATCAACCGCGTCATGGCGTAGGAGGAAGAGCAATCCATTCTGATTTTGCCGTCCCAATCGGCAGACATGAAGCGAAATGTGGGATCGACCACGTCGCTCACGATGGTGGCCGCGATGCCATAGCGCTCGATGATCGGCTGCCAATACCCGACGCTCGCACCGCCCAGGGGATCAATGCCGATCGTCACGCCAGATGCACGGATCGCATCCATATCCACGACATTGGCCAGATCCGCGACATAGGGGCCGATATAGTCATAGCGGTGAACCCTAGGCGAGTGGATGGCGCGGTCATAAGGGATCCGGCGCACGCCATTCAGCGCGCTCTCCAGCAATGTATTCGCGATCTTCGCAATCGTGCCCGTCGCCTTCGTATCGGCGGGACCACCCGAGGGCGGGTTGTATTTGAAGCCGCCATCCTCCGGCGGGTTGTGGGAGGGCGTGATGACGATGCCGTCCGCGAAGCCCGCCGTGCGGCCCCTGTTGTAGGAGAGGATCGCGTGAGAGATCACGGGGGTTGGGGTATAGCCACCCTTCTCGTCTATCATCACGTCCACCTCGTTGGCAGCGAACACCTCGATGGCCGTCGCCAAGGCGGCTTCGGACAAACCGTGCGTGTCGATCCCGATAAAGAGTGGGCCCTCCGTGCCCTCCCCCGCGCGGAATTGGCAGATCGCCTGGCTGATCGCGAGGATATGAGCCTCGTTGAAGGAATGATCGAAGGCGGACCCGCGATGGCCGGAGGTACCGAAGGTCACGCGTTGCGCCGCCACCGCGGGATCCGGTTTGGCGGTAAAATAAGCCGTCATCAGGCGTGGGATGTTGACCAGGAGTGACGGATCGAGGGTCTTCCCCGCCAGCGGGCTGATGTGAGAGGTCATGATGTCTTCCCTTCAAATTACGCCGCCGCGGGCGTGTGAACGGCATCAAGCTCGGTTTGTCCAAGCTCAACCTCCAAGCGGTGTGTCGCGCCGTCATCGATCAGCGTCACCCGCAGTGGCCGCTCCAGTATCACCCTTCCATCAATCCTAGCGGACGCAATCCCCAAGCCGGATTGATGCGGATTGCGAACATGGATCTCGTAATGGCTGGAACGGTGACGAAGCACGATCTCGAAGCCGGGCCAGGCTTTCGGGATGCGAGGATCAAGGCACAGCACGTCTCCGAGCAGGCGTAGACCTAGAATGCCCTCGGTGGCCGCGCGTTGCATCCAACCCGCCGACCCCGTGTACCAGGTCCAGCCGCCACGCCCGACATGCGGCGCGACGGCGTAAATATCCGCCGCCACGACATAAGGTTCCACCTTGTAGCGATGCACATCCGCGCGCGTACGCGCGTGGTTGATGGGATTAAGAAGTGCGAAGAGAGATGCCGCCGCGTCCCCATCGCCCAGCGCCGCGAAAGCCATCACGGACCAGAGCGCCGCATGCGTATATTGGCCACCGTTTTCGCGTATACCGGGCGGATAGCCCTTGATATAGCCAGGATCGAGCGCGGTTTTGTCAAAAGGTGGCTCAAACAGGAGCGCTAGGCCCTGCTCGGGCCGGATGAGGTGACGCGTCACGGCAGCCATCGCGAGAGCGGCCTTTTCCGGCGTGGATGCCCCTGAGAGCACGGCCCAAGACTGCGCAATGGAGTCGATCCGGCACTCATCATTGGTGGCCGATCCCAGGGGCGTTCCGTCATCGAAGAATCCCCGTCGATACCAGTCGCCATCCCAGGCCTCGCTGCCGAGTGCGACCTTCAGAGACGCCATATGCCCCTCCCAGCTCGTCACATGGTCGGTGTCGCCGCGCGACTTCGCGAAGGGAACAAAAGCTTCCAGCGCGGCATAGAGGAACCATCCGAGCCAAACGCTCTCGCCCTGCCCCTTCTCGCCGACCCGGTTCATGCCGTCATTCCAATCGCCCGTGCCCATCAGTGGGAGCCCGTGCTGGCCGACCGCGAGGCTGTGATCCAAAGCGCGGGCGCAGTGCTCGAACAAGGTGGCATGTTGATCTGAGACGGTCGGCAAGAAGAAGTTGTCGTGCTCACCCGGCGCCAATGATTGGCCTTCCAGAAAGGCGAGCGACTCGTCAAGCACCCCGACGTCGGCCGTGGCGGACACATATTGGCTGACGGCATAGGCGAGCCACGCACGATCGTCGGAGATACGGGTTCGCACGCCTTGCCCCGAATGCGGCAGCCACCAATGCTGTACATCTCCTTCGATAAACTGACGCGAGGCGGATTCCAGAAGATGCGCACGCGTCAGAGCCGGCCGCGATACCGTCAGAGCCATTCCATCCTGAAGTTGATCACGAAAGCCGTAAGCGCCACTCGCCTGATAGAAGGCCGATCGCGCCCAGACACGGCAAGCGAGCGCCTGATACAAAAGCCAACCATTGACCATGATGTCCATGGACCGGTCGGGGGTCTTGACCTCGATCCGACCGAGGGCGTCGTCCCAATAGTCCTTAACGGTCGCCAAGATTCCATCAAGGTCGGCTGTTCGATACTGACTGATCAGTCGCCGTGCTTCATCAGCACTCGGCGCGTCACCCAGAAAGAAGACGATCTCTACAGTGCCGTTCGCCGGCACCACGACCTTCCGTCGCATGGCACAGCAAGGGTCGAGGCCGGCCCCTACTCGGTTGGACAAAGGCGTGCCGTCGCGGAGCGCCAGCGGGTCCGCGAGCGTTCCGTGGCGTCCAACGAATTCTCGCCGATCGCCCGTCCACTCCGTCTGGCCGCCATGCATATCCGCAAACGCCACCCGCGACGGGAAGGCCATATTCCAGGAATTGCGCGCAAGCATTGCGCCGGTCACAGAGTCGATTTCCGTGGCAACGAACGGCAAGGAGGCCGAGCGCTGTGGCGCAAGAACCCATTCCGCATAGGCGGTGATGCTCAGATGCCGAGCGCGGCCGGAACGATTCCGCAGCACAAGGCGAGATATTTTGATTGACGCATCCATCGGCACGTATTGGAGAAGCTCGCTGCCAATACCGCTCGCCGTATGCTCGAAACGGGAATAGCCGTGTCCGTGACGCGCCACATAAGTCGCGTGATCGTCGCGCTTGGGGAACGCAGTCGGACACCAGACGTCACCGCTTTCCTCGTCACGGAGGTAGAACGCCTCGCCGGCGCGATCCGTGACGGGGTCGTTCGACCACGGCGTAAGTTGATACTCGCGGCTATTGACCGACCAGCTATAGCCGCTGCCCTCGGTCGCCACCTGGAAGCCGAAAGCAGGATTTGCAATGACGTTGATCCAGGGTGCCGGGGTGGATTGGCCTGGACCGATCACGGTCACGTATTCCTTTCCGCCGCGGGCGAAGCCCCCGAGCCCATTAAAGAACTCAAGATCGGGCGTGGTCGGTGATGCCTGCCTCTCCGGAGGCGTACGGTGCCCTTTCGCGGTCTTACGAGCGGATACGCCCTTTTCGGAAATGCGTTCGAGTTGATCGAACAGGCTGCCGTGTTGGGCGACGAGTACGACGCGGGCCACGGAAACTAGAAGGGCGCTGGTCTCCGCCGGAATGAGATCGGCGCGGAGCACGAAGACGCGCCCAGACGGTGCGTCTCCACCGGTTCGCCAACGGGATTGACTGGTCCGAAGCTGCGCCTCGATCGCGATCTGCAGATCCTGAACGTAGGATGACTGGCGCTCATTCAGAATGACCAGGTCGACCGCAAGCCGCTTCATACGCCAGTATTCATGCGCCTGCAGCAGCTGTCGGGCGATGTCGAGGCTGCCAAGATCGCTGATCCGCAGGAGAATGATAGGGAGATCGCCGGAGATTCCTTGCCCCCAGAGACCTGATTGTGCCCCTGCCCCCCGCGAGATCGCGGTCGATGCCGGGCGCAAGTCCGGCGTCGCATAAATCGCGTAACCCGCGAGACGCTGGAAGAGACCGGCCTCGCCCGACGTGATACTGAAATGATGGAGCTGCACCTGCGCCTGGGTCCAGGTGAGCGTCGTTGCCCGCGTGAAGGCGGCGGTGTCACGATGCTTGTCCACGCTATCCAGCAGCTCTTGCCGTGTCGCCGCGACGACCGTCCAGAAATCGACATGCACGAGGCCCGACGGCGGAATGATGACGCGGCGACGCAAGGCGAAGATTGGATCGAGAACGGTTCCGACCGTATTGGAAAGAGATTGCCCGTCGATCATCGCGATCGGCGTGCGCGCTCCATGTCCGCGCCCGAGAAAGCGCGCGCGATCGGTCTCTATCTCGATCGGGCCGACCGCTTCGCCGTCGACCACGGCCAGATGCGCGGCCCAAACCTCGGCCTCTTCCGATGTGCGTCGGCGCCGGGTCGCCAGGATCGCCCCCACGTCTTCGAGAAACTCGGTTTCCACGAAAAGTTTTGCGAAAGCCGGATGAGCGACATCTGTCGCCTGTGGCGCCAACACGAGTTCCGCATAGGACGTGATCTCGATCTCACGCCCGTGGAGGCTCGTGTTGGAGATCGAGACCCGCCGCACCTCCGCATCGTCTTCGGACGACACGAGCACTTGCACAGTCGTCGTCAGCCGCCCGTCGCGCCGCGTGAATTCAGCCCGATCCTCATTAAAGATGACCTGATAATCATCGGGTTCCACACCGGTGGGCTGATAGGTCGCAGACCAAACCGCGCCGCTGCGCACATCCCTGATATAGATGTAGGAGCCGGAATCATCGCATGTCGCGTCTTCGCGCCACCGCGTGATCGCAAGGCCGCCCCAGCGACTATAGCCGGAGCCGGCGACCGTGAGCATGGTAGTATAGTGGCCATTCGAAAGAAGATGAGTCGCCGGCGTCGCCTGATGGGCCGAGTCAAAGCGGCGTCCACCTGGCGCCTCTACCTCTCCAGCTCTGGCCTGTATCTCGGCCTCGCGCGGGGGGGCGACCGAGATCTCCCGCGGCGGCCGCTCCTGCAACAGAAGTTCCGTCGCC
This window encodes:
- a CDS encoding bifunctional enoyl-CoA hydratase/phosphate acetyltransferase, whose amino-acid sequence is MPDAGLDEFLENRPFDEIAVGDSASLSHRVTQRDVDLFATATGDVNPAHVDPAYAATDMFHHIIIHGLWGGGLISAVLGTKLPGPGTIYLGQTLRFRHPVSIGDTITATLKVTEKQADKGNVTFDCVCTNQDGQVVITGTAETHAPREKVRVERITLPYVRVARHDGMRALLTRASAEAAVMTAVVHPVDAMSLVAAVEAAKAGFIVPILIGPTVRIKAVAAAEAVDISDYRLVEAADAAAAAAAAVAMARAGEVAMLMKGDLHTDVLMHPVMSSLTGLRTAKQISHVFVLDVPDYPRLLLLTDMAINISPILAEKVGIVQNAIDCAHVIGIERPRVAILAPVEVVNPRLQATVDAAALCKMADRGQITGGIVDGPLGFDNAISPEAAAEKGIVSEVAGRAEILVVPDLNAGNMLAKEFTFLSGAAAAGVVLGATVPIVLTSRADNAATRLASCALGLLVSRGIR
- a CDS encoding copper-transporting P-type ATPase; protein product: MTKGAILSQQHHPNLAGKATASTAANAIYTCPMHPQIRHNGPGNCPICGMTLEPVVVTSEAAPNLELRDMTRRFWIGLVLTLPVFILEMGSHIPRLGLPRLVPEQWSIWIQFVLATPVVFWAGWPFFQRGWASLRSGHLNMFTLVALGAGSAYLYSLVATFAPDLFPAGFRVMGGTVAVYYEAAAVITVLVLLGQVLELRARDQTGGAIRALLNLAPKTARRLREGADDEEIALDQVQVGDRLRVRPGDGVPVDGTVQEGKSAVDESMVTGESMPSPKEAGDKVIGGTVNGSGSLVMRAEAVGAGGMLSRIVAMVADAQRSRAPIQKLADTVAGYFVPAVLGIAVIAFIAWAVVGPAPALAFALVAAVSVVIIACPCALGLATPMSIMVAMGKGAGAGVLIKSAESLERMEKVDTLVVDKTGTLTEGKPRVTSIIPASGLTEDDVLRLAVSLERSSEHPLATAVMAAAKEKNIAAEESTDFSSVTGKGVTGKVGGRLVALGNAKLMAGQNVDVGDLARKADLLRGSGATVLFVAIDGKAGGIIAIADPIKATTRSALDSLRSDGIHVVMLTGDNRTTAQAVANQLGIEDVEADVLPEDKSRIVKKLRAAGKIVAMAGDGVNDAPALAEADVGIAMGTGTEVAIQSASVTLVKGDLAGIARARALSRMTMRNIRQNLVFAFAYNAIGIPVAAGVLYPTFGILLSPVVAALAMSLSSVSVIGNALRLRAAHL
- the pgm gene encoding phosphoglucomutase (alpha-D-glucose-1,6-bisphosphate-dependent); its protein translation is MTSHISPLAGKTLDPSLLVNIPRLMTAYFTAKPDPAVAAQRVTFGTSGHRGSAFDHSFNEAHILAISQAICQFRAGEGTEGPLFIGIDTHGLSEAALATAIEVFAANEVDVMIDEKGGYTPTPVISHAILSYNRGRTAGFADGIVITPSHNPPEDGGFKYNPPSGGPADTKATGTIAKIANTLLESALNGVRRIPYDRAIHSPRVHRYDYIGPYVADLANVVDMDAIRASGVTIGIDPLGGASVGYWQPIIERYGIAATIVSDVVDPTFRFMSADWDGKIRMDCSSSYAMTRLIGMRESFDIAFANDTDADRHGIVTKSHGLMKPNHYLAAAISYLFGSRSDWGGKAGIGKTMVSSGIIDRVAGKLNRPLVEVPVGFKWFVDGLTDGSLGFGGEESAGASFLRRDGSVWSTDKDGLILGLLAAEIMAQAKRDPGEIYDGLTGELGTSFYERTDAPATAEQRKRLAALAPDQFTRTSLAGEAVEAKLNTAPGNDAPLGGLKVVTAGGWFAARPSGTEDVYKIYAESFRSDEHLRQIQREAVESTDEMLGSKNH